ACTCCCGGCGCCCTCCCCTCATAACCCGATCGTCATCTCAGTCATCTTATCAGACATTCCGCCCCGGTCATCGGGTGGGGTGAAGCCTGTGTCCGCGTTTAAAACGTTGACGTTGCGGGTGTACTGGGACGAAGCACGGTTCGAGGTCCTGGACCAAACGGAGCTACCGGACCGAGAGGTTTGGCGTGAATGCACTTCCTACAAGGATGCCGCGGAAGCCATCGAGAACATGCGCGTCCGAGGAGCACCTCTCATAGGAGCCGTCGCCGCCTTGGGCGCGTGGGTGGCGTACGAGCGGGACGAGGACTACGGAGAGGCCATCGAACGACTCCGTAACACACGGCCGACAGCACGCAACCTCTTCTGGGCGCTCGAGAGGATGGAGGACGCTCAAAACCCACGAAAGGAAGTCGAGCGGATCCTACGAGAGGATGTGGAGGTGAACCGAAAGCTCGGCGACCATGGGGCCGAACTACTGCCAGACGAGTGCACGGTTCTCACCCACTGCAACGCCGGGGCACTAGCCTGCGTGGACTGGGGGACAGCACTCGGTGTCGTCCGGTCCGCGGTATTCGACATGAACAAGGAGGTCGAAGTCATCGCGACCGAGACGCGTCCCGTGCAGCAGGGGGCGCGCCTAACCTGTTGGGAGCTCTCAAAGGACGGCATACCGGTGAAGCTGATAGCCGACACGGCCGTAGGATACGTGATGTCGAAGGGTAAGGTCGACGCGATCATCGTAGGTGCAGATCGCATCGCCCTGGACGGATCCGTCGCCAACAAGATCGGCACCTACCAGATCGCCGTGTTGGCGGATCGCCACGACGTGCCGTTCTACGTGGCGGCCCCTACGAGCACCATCGACCCAAACACCGAGACCGGCGAAGACATCCCGATCGAACACAGGTCCGAGGAGGAGGTGAAAAACGTCCGTGGCGTCCGGGTGGCCCCAGAGGACGTGACGGCCCTCAACCCGGCGTTCGACGTCACACCGCCGGAACTCATCGACGCCATCATCACCGAGAAGGGTGTCGTCGAGCCCCAGGAGGTGGCCGACCTGGTATGAGTAGCATCCTCGACCCGATACGCGGGATCCCCGTGGATCTCGAGCTAGTGAGAAGGGAACTCAACGTCGATCTTCCCACGGCCCGGTACTTGGTACGGACCGGTCTGATCACGACCGACGGAGCCCGGGTGCTCCGACGCGGGCCCACCACCGGGACTTGCGCCACCGCGGCCGCCAAGGCCGCGGCTATCCGACTCCTGGAGGGCAGAACGGTACGGATCGTCCGCGTTCGCCTGCCGATAGGGACGGTAGTGGGCGTTCGGG
Above is a window of Methanopyrus sp. SNP6 DNA encoding:
- the mtnA gene encoding S-methyl-5-thioribose-1-phosphate isomerase → MSAFKTLTLRVYWDEARFEVLDQTELPDREVWRECTSYKDAAEAIENMRVRGAPLIGAVAALGAWVAYERDEDYGEAIERLRNTRPTARNLFWALERMEDAQNPRKEVERILREDVEVNRKLGDHGAELLPDECTVLTHCNAGALACVDWGTALGVVRSAVFDMNKEVEVIATETRPVQQGARLTCWELSKDGIPVKLIADTAVGYVMSKGKVDAIIVGADRIALDGSVANKIGTYQIAVLADRHDVPFYVAAPTSTIDPNTETGEDIPIEHRSEEEVKNVRGVRVAPEDVTALNPAFDVTPPELIDAIITEKGVVEPQEVADLV